The following coding sequences lie in one Peribacillus frigoritolerans genomic window:
- a CDS encoding DoxX family protein — protein sequence MNKNDAAQVFLRVILGFTFFIHGVSKFQGGIGNTAGFFDSLGIPGFMAYIVAVIELIGGLAVILGLGTRIVSVLFAVIMAGAIFTAKLPAGFLGNGQAAGYELDLALLAMSVYLACANRTVLSLGHVIFNKKGK from the coding sequence ATGAATAAAAATGATGCAGCCCAAGTTTTTTTAAGGGTGATTTTAGGTTTTACTTTTTTCATTCACGGCGTTTCAAAGTTTCAAGGGGGAATAGGAAATACGGCGGGATTTTTCGATAGCCTTGGCATTCCTGGCTTCATGGCGTACATCGTTGCAGTAATCGAATTGATCGGAGGACTTGCGGTTATACTGGGTTTGGGAACACGAATCGTTTCCGTCCTATTTGCGGTCATTATGGCGGGGGCGATTTTCACGGCTAAATTACCTGCTGGTTTTCTTGGGAACGGGCAAGCGGCGGGCTACGAACTGGACTTGGCACTGCTTGCCATGTCTGTTTATCTAGCGTGTGCAAACCGCACGGTTCTTTCTTTGGGTCATGTGATTTTCAATAAAAAAGGGAAGTGA
- a CDS encoding nicotianamine synthase family protein: MKTIKWSRNQEKIIHTYMDTYKILLEEDDLSPNNEIINRVLTELVSMISKPLDQHVAEEILNHDEIRSIRDTMLDKLKIAETLMEDHYAKLFVGCVNSLDDFRSFIYWDNYKELIQTEINELKKVKNDIQSFAFVGTGPLPLSPLLLQRELGAKMTCLDIDEQAHSLGRRIVQELDNEGNSDYILNDGALHDYTEFDLVWIASLVPNKEEILERIFQTNPYATVAIRSVDGIHQLLYEPVDATKFSKVACEEVGRTIADSFIINSTIYYTLK, translated from the coding sequence TTGAAAACGATCAAATGGTCTAGAAACCAGGAAAAAATCATTCATACATATATGGATACTTATAAAATTTTACTAGAAGAAGATGATTTATCACCAAATAACGAAATCATCAATCGCGTTTTAACCGAATTGGTTTCGATGATTTCGAAACCGTTAGACCAGCATGTGGCAGAAGAAATTCTCAACCATGATGAAATCCGATCGATTCGGGATACCATGCTTGATAAGCTGAAGATTGCTGAAACATTGATGGAGGATCATTATGCCAAATTATTTGTTGGCTGTGTGAACTCCCTGGATGACTTCCGTTCTTTCATTTATTGGGATAACTACAAAGAACTGATTCAAACGGAAATCAATGAATTGAAAAAGGTGAAAAATGATATTCAATCATTTGCATTTGTAGGGACGGGTCCTCTCCCATTAAGTCCTTTGCTGCTTCAACGGGAGTTGGGTGCGAAAATGACATGTCTCGATATAGATGAACAAGCCCATTCACTTGGCCGGCGCATCGTCCAAGAACTGGATAACGAAGGGAATTCAGACTATATCTTGAATGATGGCGCTCTTCATGACTACACGGAGTTCGATCTTGTATGGATTGCCAGCCTGGTTCCTAATAAAGAAGAAATTCTGGAACGGATATTTCAGACGAACCCTTACGCAACCGTCGCAATACGGTCGGTGGACGGCATTCATCAATTATTATATGAGCCGGTTGATGCGACAAAATTCAGTAAGGTGGCATGTGAGGAAGTCGGGAGAACGATTGCGGATTCTTTCATCATCAATTCAACCATTTATTACACCCTTAAATAG